DNA sequence from the Armigeres subalbatus isolate Guangzhou_Male chromosome 1, GZ_Asu_2, whole genome shotgun sequence genome:
GAAAGATCACAcaaagttcctgcggaatttctcCGCCAGTTTTCAGGGATATCTCCTAAGATCCTTTGAGATTTTTTCGAACTTCTTTCGGAAtgcctccgaagttccttcgacaaTTCCTTTGAAGTTCAGAAGATCTTtcggagttccttcgaattcgtccAGTTTCATCTACAATTGCTCTAGAATTTCTTTCAGATCTTCcagttcctttcaaaattcctatAAATTCTTCGGACAgagatttctttagaaattctcacGAAAGTTCGAGCAATTTCTTTGGTAGTTCCTACTaagttgcttcagaaattcctccggacgtttcTTCTAAGTTcgttcatgaattcctccgaatttcctccgAGCACTTCGAAGTTCTAGAATTTCTGTAGAggttttcttcggaaatttctccggtaTTTTCTTTGGGAGTGCCTCCAGAGGTTTCATCATGAGCAACTTCctataaattcctgaaagaacttcgagAAACTTATAAAGATACTTCCGAAAAATTCACGAAGGAACttcgaaagaattctcgaagaaacttctgaaaaattcgatggaactcctgaaagaattccgaatgaacatcgaaagaattccaggaacttcggaggatgCTGAAGAAACTgacggaggaattcgaaggaacttccgagaattcctgaaggaacttcggaggaattctgaagaacttcagaagaattcctgaaggaactttcggaggaattctgaaataatttcgaacgaattcctggaggaacttcggagaattccgaagaaaattcaggagattctggaagaacttcaaagaaattcctgaaggacttcagagaattcctgaaggatcttccagagaattcctgatggaacttttggaggaattctgatggaacttccgaaggaattcctgatggaccTCTGGAGAATTCTTGATGGAAcctccggagaattcctgaaggaacttccggagaaattctgaaggaacccggagaattcctcaaggaactttcggaggaattctgaaggaacttcagaggaactcctgaagcaattccggagaattctgaaggaacttccgacaattcctgaaggaacttcaggaggaattcctgaagaacttcagaggaattctaaggaacttcggaggaattcccaaaagacttccagaggaattcctggtggaactctggaagaattcctgatggaacttccggaggaattcctgatgtaacctccggaggaattttgatgaaacctccggaggaattcctgatggaactttgGAGAATTCTgatggaacttcggaggaatttctgatgaaacctccggaggaattctgatggaacctccggagaattcttgatggaacctccggagggacctcagaaggaacttccggaggaaattcctgaaggaacttccggaggaattcctcaaggaactttcggaggaattcctgaaagaacttacggaggaactcctgcaggaacttccggagaaattcctgaaggaacttcccgacAGTCCTGAAGAGAGAGAACCTGAGGAATTCTGATGGAACCTTCGGAACCTGATGAAACCTCCAGAGGTCAGTggaaccggaggaattccagatggaacttccggagaattcctgatggaatttccgaggaattctgatggaacttcggatgaatttctgaaggaactccgtAGGAATTCAGCAATACGTAACTANNNNNNNNNNNNNNNNNNNNNNNNNCTAGAAGGACATTGCCAGTTTTCTATTTTTTACTTCTTTATTTAAGGAAACTTATGCCATTGGTCACCCTGCTCTTCCCGCTGAAATCTACGCTTGTTCTACGCTTTTCTTACTGAAAAGTGTTTATATTCACCGTTGTCAATGCATATAAACGACAGTTAGATGAAAGAGACCAAGTAGAAataactttattatttattcagactaaggccgagtGGCCTGTGTAtataaagtcttctccattcagctcggtccatggctcaCTCGCCaacacgcagtctacggaggtccgcaatcatcttccacctgatcatcCACCTTGTCGCTGCGCACCTAGCCTTCTtgtcccgtcggatcgttgtcgagaaccatttcaccGGATTACGTGTCGACATTCGCTACGTGCCGGCCCATCGCAGCGTTCCGATTTTCGggttgaacgatggatggttctcccaacagctgatgaattcgtggttcattcgtctccacgaccgtccgccatctgcccaCCATGGACgcacactttcctttcaaaactcccagtgcgttggtcctccacgagcatcgtccaggtctcgtgtccgtgagAATCACCGGTCTAATGagagttttgtagattgtcgTTCTCACtatcgatcggagcgtcttgcggagtccagtAGTGCATGAtttcagccactatgcgtctccgaatttcttctACGCTTTTCGCAGTACCAGTGAGCCTAAGTaccaaattcttctaccacctcgattgtCAATCCGATGCAACTCTGCGTGGGTGGCTCAGCTGTCTTCTCTTGAAcactcttcctatcatgtacttgtCTTGACGTGTTGATTACTAGTCCCGATCCGTTTAACtccttcagtctgatgtagcaAGCCTCCATCTTCAATAAAGTACGGTGCTGCTTAATATCTGTCTGTAaatcagcgaaaccaaatagctggacgacttttgaaaattgtaccactgtGTAACGCCTGCTCTTTCGTATTACCTtcaagcgatgttgaatatgacatcgaaagaccatcacctgcTGCATAACCCTGCGGTTTCGGAGGACTGAAATGCCCTGAAAGCTGAActtcgcacatcacccgatccatcatcgTCTTTGATCAACTGtccagtttatccggaaatccgtgctTCGTGCATATATGCTACATAGCTGTCCGACTGATCGGTGTATCTTGatcggctttgaagtcgatgaatatgATGTGATACGGCACGTTGTATTGCGTATTTCTGCAGACTATGGAATGGCGAACACGCTTGGTCCGTGGTGAGCGTTCGCCCAAAAACATTCCTCTGGTACAGCCCCTAGAACTCCCTTTGCAGTTAGGGGTCGACGGCATAATGGTGAGGAGTACCTTAGGCGGCGATTCAGGCAattgattgcgcggtagttgcacAATCAGCTTATCGCCTTTATGATGGACActcgacaccttccatccatcctgcggcaaaacttcctccctCAATCTTGATGACCCTTTCTGACAACTCTGGCAACGCTAGAATGTCTACAGCCCTGCGAGATTATCTAATTCGAATCATCTTTAAATAGTGTTGGTTTACAAATGAGCGCTGAACGAAGATTATATAGAATCGTTATTTTCTCTAAATGGTAACCCAAAATGTACTAATAGgtgcacgaattgagagaatcGTTGTACCAAGTGTATTGGACCTAATCTGTATGCGGTAATTGAACCAATTTGAGATTAAACTGAAATTGTTAATTCTTGAATAGCTATATAAATCTAAAAACGCTGCTATTTCCTGGTCACACATCAGGTTCTATGTTATGATTTATACCAGTCATAAGTAAGCCACATTAACTATTGTAGATTAATGTTCTGAATAAGAGTTTATAAGAAACTTAATGATAAATATACTTCGAGCTGAGGCTGACAAATCGAGCTTTCATCAAACATTGAAAGTGTAGTTTCTTGTTGATTAGAACACCGTGCAGAGAAATAATCAGTAATAACAAATCTTACTATCCGGTTATTTTGATAACGGGAATTGTTATCACTTTGATTGAATTACCGGTCCATATAATCAAAGGAACAAACGTAACGttctaataaataaaaacatttccCTTTAATTGAGTACTAGACGATTCCCCAAGCTTGCTAGTGGATTTGTTTTTCCCTTCAACAGGTCAATAATTTAGGCTTTTTGCTTTTCAGGTATAATGGCAGTAGACCTCTCATGTTttaaagtatcaaaaattctaaCTGAATCAAGAATCACAATttcatgctaaaataagtctactgctcaattttcagctaattgaTAAAAATTTCCAGTGGTGTCGATTAGTGCATTTTgggctatttttaattttgtagaAATCCATGAGATATAAACGTCAAAACATGCAACAACCCTATACGAAGCTATTGGTGTCCTCATAAGTATTGTAATATTGCGagtcgttccgttcacgttttgtccatgttaaagtgattttaagTTAACTGCGtacaaaatactgtttcccccaacaAAGTCGTTGTTCTGGACACTTCTTGGTGTTAGGACAAATGATTGTAATTACTATATATTATTctcttttctttgaaatttgagtaatataattgatGTGTTATTGCAAAATTCTTAAAACAACAGAGCTGAACATTTTGTCTAAATTTGACGCTGAGATTTCTTAAAGTTGATTCGAAACAAAAGCttctgatttcacttgttactacgatgcacctaatgttaaaagcatgcagaaGTTACGgtgaaatttacaaaatttagaagtcGTTTGTTGCTAAGCATCAAATTCAcagatttgatttatgttttgtttacGATAACACTTAAAATCCTAGTCTTTAATATGTGTCGAAAATTACGAACAAATAATTTGAAACATATGAGACAAAGAACCTGTTAACTGAAAGACCCATAATTCGAAGTGTATTTACAGAATTTtaaacgaaacaaaattatcCAGTAAGtggaaatattaatttttgaaatGTTCACGAAAGAAGAGTAATAAGCAAGTACGTCACTCAATGATAAAGTTAGCAACCACATTTAATACCCATAGACCACTCGAATTGAATGTCTGTATTAACTAACGAGTAATATTTAATAGAAATGGAGACTTATTTGTGCATCTTAAGCTTAATCTATTTAAGCATTGACAAAATACGACGGAAGAATCAACTTTCCAGCTTGTAAGGCCACTTTCACTACAGAGATTAATGGCAGATAGTTTTTTGCGTTACCCATGTAGTTATTCAAAAAACATCCAAacctgaaacaatttccgagCCGAATCCACGAAATTTTTGCTTTCAATAGTGTACCATACTATTTGAAAGACTAATGTATGAACAGATATTGTACGATGTCTGGCGACGGTTTCCAATCATTCTGAGTACTATTTGAGAAAGCATGAAGCAATTCATGAGATGCTATACAGAAACCTGAGGAGCCTAATGAACTTTTGATTGGAAGTGCAGCCATATTGGATGTTAAGTCACACATTGAAAGACCAATGTCACTTCGAACGAACTTAGTGAGTCTCGGTATAAAAGGTATGTATGCATACAGTGTGTAATAAAATGGAGAGACCATTGCTTATCTGATTTAGTTATCTGACAATTCATTCCAGTAATACTCTGAAGAATTGCCAAGTTGGCTTGGTAGATTCCATGAGTTCATTAGAAAATGTCTTAAAACAATTGGCTCAACGAAACGCGCATAGAACGATTATACTGGTCAGAAGTGTACCCATACTAGTTCAGAGCATGTACGAATAATTAATAACTATTTGATAATAGATGTTCAAAGTCTCAAATCATTCTGCAGTTTCAACTGACTGTTTAAGCGATTCAAGTCATAAAATCTATTTAATATAGCGATCACTGATCGCCATACTTATGACTAAGTGCAACCTGATGATTTAGAGCTCGATTAGTTTAATTTGAAGCAAATGATGTGAAGTCCACTCGATTAAGTCTAATGAAACTAATCGACAAATTCAGTGCACCGTTATAGGCCCTTGAATTGCTGTTCTAGTCACTGGTATCTGAAGTTCTTAAGTCTTCTAAGAGGCATATTCATAGAAATGGTCGTACAGGAATATAGAACAGTCTAGTCACATATTGACATTTGATAGATGACAAGTCTCAACTTCGGATGAATATAATAAGCAGCGTAATTCAAAACTATAATCATCAACTGATTCGCCTTACAAGCTCGATGAAATTTAGTAATTGATATTCTCTCTATTAAGTGCTTGATATCTAAAATTCAGGAAACGACATTGAACAAAAATACTACCATCCTCGAATGTGATTTGTTTATATACCGACTTCGGGTttcattattttgtccatcaaaatactaaaatcaacagttttcgTTAATAAAGGTCCTGAAATCtacaaaacagattttttttggatttaaatttgtCGCGGAAGTTGCAGCTTCTACGATTCATTTTGATGCTCGATATTAAATCTTGAGGcggtaaaaatttagaaaatttgggAAGTGGATTCACATTTTAATTTAGCTAATTGATTCAGTTACAGTCGACTTCTCATCTCGATGTCACGTATCTGATATCTCCATCAtgcgatggtttcctcggtcccttcattATATACATTTGGACATCTCATTTCGATAACTCCCTATCTCAATGTGTCTGACCATGTTTGTTCTggttcactctccttatgttaGCCCCTCTTTGGGTCCCTGACACCTCGGTGTGTGCATtcactttaacctgttgccagtttagatttcggtcgacttctttgatttcttcattgaggcttcgccgcctgAGCCTCTGGGCGCCCTCTGGCGGCGGATGTCCGCTGGTTCCAGTCTAATTGCATGTTTAACAGATTTCGTTTGTCTCCTACGTAGTGGTGGCCGACCCAGCACTTCCGATGCCGAATTTCTGCTGTGTATCGGCCCTGGaagtgacaacgacgatggagctgcgttttgagatccagttgtttGTTGCACTAGGCGAATGgtatacagtgaacgttcgctgattgggtttttctagttggggcgcttttatggttggggttcgctaattgggagAGCAACCACAAAAAGCCAAAACGTTGATGAATGTCAAAACGAACGGTGACGTTTTGTTTCGTGTTCTGGGCGTAAAATTTCAATGCAAAAATGCACATGCTGACGCTTGTCAAACGCCCAtgattagcgaacggcatttcGCTAGTTAGGAGGTTTaggaggtcgtgccccaattagcgaacgattaCTGTACCGAAGGCATCAATagatgaacacctgcagtcgttgagtgttctccaatgatacacaccatgtttcgctaggtTATCAGCACAGATTTAACGTTGGgttgaaaattgcaaattttggtgcgttcacttatctgcctgttttccggATGTTTTAACTCGCTAAAGGCAGCGCCTTGCTTTCTTTGATCCGTAAGTGCTTATGTCGTCTTGGTACCacccgtctgacgccatttggctaccaaaggtATTGAGTTCCAACTTCTCAGTTCCCTTTGATTGCCAGGCTATGAAACTGGAAGTCACCGTTTTACTCAACTTGGTTTTTATTTATGTTGTGATAAAATCACTGCCAGAAAAGCGCTCAGCAAGGTCGTTGAGACTACTCTGAATgtagcgccgttgagcgaggaatCGACATCATCAACCAATTCGAAATTGTTTAGATGCTCGATGGTAATACTCAACAGCAGCCTGCGCGGTTTGGTCtccggtcaatcgcatctaccagaatctcatcgttGTGCGacgaggaacagtaacggtgataagACTACATCCTGCTCTCGCACAGCTGCTACCGAGCCCGGATAGGGTCAGACAAAAACCcatgtgcagcactctacatgaGGAATGCTTCGTACTGTGCCCTCGATGAGGCCTATGATTTTCCTCGAGAGACCCCGCTTGCTTGGTAGGGCGCCCAAATACTCTCTCGTGATTAAAACGATCGAGAGATTTTTGTGATCAATGAATACATGTAAATGGACTCTTGAATTCGTTGTTCTCCATAATATTCGGCTGACTTAACATAGTTCAcccaggatcttccggcacggaatcagCCCTGCCGCCGGAAGTCCAATCCATTTCTCCTGAACTCGCTGATAACTTTGCAAACGGTTTGAGAACTATACACAGCAAAGAATGCCTCGCCAGATATCGCATGCAAGACAGGTCATTCTTTGGGAACCTTCACCAAGATACCTTGCATCAAGTCGACcgaaaagttgcggtgtcccagatattacgagcAAAAACGATCAAGTAGTTGAGCCCAGATGTCTGGGGTTAGGATTTACATCTGGCTGATAACCGATCGACCCGACGGGCTTTGTTCGATCCAGCGTTGTAATGGTTGTTTGgactctagcagtgatggagctcgATATTGGACGcggttatacgtcggatccctAGCTAGATCATACCGGGTGTTGGCCCCGCCTGGCAtgaaagttgttcgaagtgctccaAACTGAGCGTCGAAGCTGGTCAGTTGATCGGCATCAGCTCAATCCTGCGtcttcacaggcatcgttgcattcatcgtcgccccgcttaagcgtcgtgagatatcgtagaggggCGGAATAACCCGGTTGCGGCTGCTCTCTTTCCTCTTCGTCTGCCAGAAGAgttctgcccacgctcgcttgctCTCGTCGAGCAGGCGTTTTACTCTTCTCAGAGCGAATATCGTTGACGGCAAGACTTATGCTCCTTTGGTTTTGATcagctctatcgcggctttggcccTCTCTTCGCCCTCTATCTTCATCACAGCCGAATCTCGGTAACAAAATCTCTTTAcagaaaagaaattttcgagaGATTTCCAAATTTCTATTTTGAATCCCTAGCGAAAGTGTGGAAGGTAATTTTGACAGATGAGAAAACGAGGAATTtaagtttcttcgaaatttttgtGGGAGAAACTCGATAAGAGATTTTTCTGGGATGAATTTGACAGTATAGTGAGTCTCCATCCCAATATGAAGTAGAATATCTCGGTTCCTGGCATGCATCCATTGTATTATGCCACTCAATAGTGCGTGCCTCATGCAATGTAAGACATGAAAGCTTACAAATAActtggaaatgctaatagaacgtTTAAGTTGAAAGTCAGGTCAAGTTCAGTTGAATGTAgccattaaaaataaaaagaatcgTGTTTGATTCATCAtttgattacattttttttcaaagtcaagATTCCAAAAACTCGCGATTATTTAAATATCTTGGTACATATAAGCAATCAACTATCTACTTAATAAACAGTACGCAGATTTCAAAGCTGTTAAAGCTgagttaaagctaagctaaagctgttaaagTTAAGCTAAAGCTGTTTAAAGCTGTTAAAAAGCGCAGCTAAAGTTAAGTTAAAGCTGTTAAAGTTGTTAAAGTTAAGCTagaagctaagctaaagctaagctaaagctaagctaagctgttaaagctaaagcagttaagctaaagctaagttaAAGCTAAGTTGTTAAGCTAaagttaagctaagctaagctaaagttgcTAAAgttgcttaaagctaagcttgtgttaagctaaagctaagcagTTGTTAAAGGTTTAAAGCAATAAAGTTGTTAAAGCAGCTAAAGCTAATCCAAAGCCCCCAAAGCCCCATCAGCCCTGGCCCCAGCTCAGTCTGCCTCCGCTCCCAGCCCAACCCCAAAGCCCCGGCCCAGCCTGGCCCTGGGGTGCCCCGCCCCAGCCCCGCTCAGCCTGGGTCCAGCCCCTGGCCCAGCCTGGGCTCCAGCCTCAGCTCAAAGCCCGCCCCAGCCCTGCTCAGCCCACAGCCTGCCCGCCCCTCAGCCCGCCCAGCCCCGCCCAGCCTCCGCTCAAAGTTCAGCCCCAGCCCCCGGCTCAGCCCGCctcagcctggctcagcctgggtcagcctgcctcagcctgccagcctgctcagcctgcctgCCTGCCTCAGCCCAGCTCAGTGCCTGGCTCAGCTCGCCTGTGCTCaccagcctgctcagcctgctcagcctgtcAGCCTGCTCAGCTGCTCAAAGCCAGTTCAGCTACCAGCTCTGCTTCAGCTGTCTGTCACCAGCCTGCTCAAAGCTCGTCAGTTTCGCTTCAGCCTGCTCAAAGCCTGCTCGCTTGCTGTGTGCCTGCTTCAGCTTGTCAAAGCCTGGGTTTCAAAGCCACTGTGCTTGCTTCAGCTTGCTCAGTACTAAGCCAGCTCAAGCCAGCTCGCTTAGCTCAGCCAGCCTGCTCTAAAGCTGCTCAGCTCGCTCAGTGCTGCTTCAAAGccagccccagccccagccccagccctGGGCCCCCATCAGCTCAGCCCACCAGCCCGCTCAGCTCAGCCCGCCCCAGCCCCAAAGCTCAGCCCAGCCCCGTCAGCCCCAGGCCAGCCCCACTCAGCTCCCAGCTCCAGCCACCAGTGCCTCAGCCTGCGCCTGCTCAGTGCCCTGCTCAGCCCCAGCCCAGCTCTGCCCCAAAGCCTGGGCTCAGCCCCCACCAAAGCCTGCTCAGCCCCGCTCCAAAACCACACTGGGGTGCCTCAGCCCAGCCCAGCCCCTGGGTCGCCTGCCTGCCTGCCCCGCTGCTCCCAGCCTGGGCTCAGCCTGCTCAAAGCCCGCCCCTGTGCCTGGGCTCCTGCCTCAGCCAgcctcagcctgctcagctcGTCGCCGCCCAGCCTGCTCTGCCCGTCGCCTGGGCCCAGCTTGCTCAAGCCTGCTCAAAGCTCTGCTCAGCTCACCAGCCTGGGCTTCAAAGCCTGCCTGCTCGTTTCAGCTCTGCTCAGCTCGTCAAAGCCTGCCAGCTCTTGCCTGCTTCGGCTCAGCCTGCTCAAAGTTGCTTCTGCATTGTCAGCTCGTTTAAATGCCTAAAACAGCCAGCTGTCAGCCAGCCAAAGCTCACTAAAAGCTGTCAGCCAAGCTAAATGTTTAAACCAGTTAGTTGTTTAAAGCTGTCGTTGTTTAAAGTTAAGCTAAAGTTAAGCTAAAgttgcttaaagctaagctaaagctaagctaaagttgttaaagctgttaaagctgtTTAAATAAGCTAAAGTTGCTTTAAAGctgtttaaagctaagctaaagctagttTAAAGCTAgttgttaaagctaagctaaagctaagctagctaagcttaaagctaagctaaagctaagctaaagcttgcTTAAAGCAGTTTTAAAGTTGCTTAAAGCTGTTTAAAGTTGCTTAAGCAagttaaagctaagcttaaagctaagctaaagctaagttaaagctaagctaaagctaagctaaagctaagctaaagttaagctaaagttaagcttaaagctaagctaaagctaagctagttAAGCTAAAGTTAGGCTAAAGTTAAGCTACATGctgtttaaagctaagctaaagcagcTAAAGCAGTTTAA
Encoded proteins:
- the LOC134206989 gene encoding uncharacterized protein LOC134206989, with product MHMSVTAFRPHQPWPQLSLPPLPAQPQSPGPAWPWGAPPQPRSAWVQPLAQPGLQPQLKARPSPAQPTACPPLSPPSPAQPPLKVQPQPPAQPASAWLSLAPAPAPALGPHQLSPPARSAQPAPAPKLSPAPSAPGQPHSAPSSSHQCLSLRLLSALLSPSPALPQSLGSAPTKACSAPLQNHTGVPQPSPAPGSPACLPRCSQPGLSLLKARPCAWAPASASLSLLSSSPPSLLCPSPGPSLLKPAQSSAQLTSLGFKACLLVSALLSSSKPASSCLLRLSLLKVASALSARLNA